A single window of uncultured Methanospirillum sp. DNA harbors:
- a CDS encoding S8 family peptidase gives MGGVSQVSATLNADIQATVLADETTLGLSGIQLVKIPNDTTVDAAIQYYTNNSNVAYAQPDYIYQACNESDGAAVASIADNFSTYRGQRREPGVVSSNYSSPLVPSGVMRAALGNNTTTLSWPNDPYYSYQWDMVKMACPSAWAVSTGSSSVTVAVVDTGVDYNHPDLAANCVSGYDFYNDDSNPMDDNGHGTHCAGSVAAIGNNGVGIAGVTWNSKIMPLKFLNSGGGGYTSDAISAFAWGYAGGVRIFSNSWGGYGTDTALESAINTYSDAIFICAAGNGDDYGNPINIDSYPFSPAGLSCSNIVSVAATGTSDTLASWSNYGATTVDVAAPGVSIYSTLPSSSYGYKSGTSMATPHVAGLAALVKAVNSGYTAAQIKSAILSGVDTVSGLSGKCVTGGRVNATKGISQKMPIIGDWNGDGSDGVAIFRPSNGNWYYDDNRDGVTDLQLKWGKNGDIPLVGDWNGDGSDGVAIFRSSNGNWYYDTNRDGVTDLQLKWGKNGDIPLVGDWNGDGSDGVAIFRPSNGNWYYDDNRDGVTDQQLNWGLNGDIPLVGDWNGDESDGVAIFRSSNGNWYYDDNRDGVTDLQLKWGKSGDIPLVGDWNGDESEGVAIFRPSNGNWYYDDNRDGVTDLQLKWGKSGDIPLVGDWNGDGSDGVAIFRPSNGNWYYDDNRDGVTDLQLKWD, from the coding sequence ATGGGAGGGGTATCACAGGTTTCTGCTACTCTCAACGCAGATATTCAGGCAACTGTTCTCGCAGACGAAACCACCCTTGGGCTGTCTGGCATCCAACTTGTAAAAATTCCAAATGACACAACGGTTGATGCAGCCATCCAATATTATACAAATAATTCAAATGTTGCATATGCACAACCGGATTATATTTATCAAGCCTGTAATGAGTCAGATGGGGCGGCAGTGGCTTCAATTGCTGATAACTTTTCGACTTACCGGGGCCAGAGAAGGGAACCAGGTGTTGTGTCATCGAATTATTCTTCACCACTGGTGCCGTCCGGGGTAATGCGTGCAGCACTGGGAAATAATACAACAACATTGTCCTGGCCAAATGATCCCTATTATAGTTACCAATGGGATATGGTCAAAATGGCTTGCCCAAGTGCCTGGGCGGTTTCGACCGGATCATCCAGCGTAACAGTGGCGGTGGTTGACACAGGAGTTGACTATAATCATCCGGATCTTGCGGCAAACTGTGTCTCGGGGTATGATTTTTATAATGATGATTCAAATCCCATGGATGATAATGGACATGGCACCCATTGTGCAGGATCAGTTGCTGCTATTGGAAATAATGGAGTGGGGATAGCAGGAGTAACGTGGAATTCCAAGATCATGCCTCTTAAATTCCTGAATTCAGGCGGAGGTGGATATACAAGTGATGCAATCAGTGCATTTGCCTGGGGATATGCCGGTGGTGTCAGGATATTCTCCAATTCATGGGGGGGATATGGGACAGATACTGCTCTTGAATCTGCAATAAACACCTATTCAGATGCGATTTTTATTTGTGCAGCAGGGAATGGTGATGATTATGGTAACCCAATTAATATTGATAGTTATCCCTTTTCACCTGCAGGACTTTCCTGTTCAAATATCGTGTCAGTAGCTGCTACCGGTACAAGTGACACTCTTGCTTCATGGTCAAATTACGGAGCAACAACAGTTGATGTGGCGGCTCCGGGAGTGAGTATCTATAGTACATTGCCTAGTAGCAGTTATGGGTATAAATCAGGGACTTCTATGGCGACGCCACATGTTGCCGGGTTAGCGGCACTGGTGAAAGCGGTTAATTCCGGGTATACTGCTGCTCAGATCAAGTCAGCGATATTGAGTGGGGTTGATACCGTGTCAGGGTTATCCGGGAAATGTGTAACAGGGGGGAGGGTGAATGCGACGAAGGGAATATCTCAAAAAATGCCCATCATAGGAGATTGGAACGGAGATGGATCAGATGGAGTTGCAATTTTCAGACCTTCCAATGGAAATTGGTACTACGACGACAATAGAGACGGAGTTACAGATCTACAATTAAAATGGGGAAAAAATGGAGACATTCCACTTGTAGGAGATTGGAACGGAGATGGATCAGATGGAGTTGCAATTTTCAGATCTTCCAATGGAAATTGGTACTATGACACCAATAGAGACGGAGTTACAGATCTACAATTAAAATGGGGAAAAAATGGAGACATTCCACTTGTAGGGGACTGGAACGGAGATGGATCAGATGGAGTTGCAATTTTCAGACCTTCCAATGGAAATTGGTACTACGACGACAATAGAGACGGAGTTACAGATCAACAATTAAATTGGGGATTAAATGGAGACATTCCACTTGTAGGGGACTGGAATGGAGATGAATCAGATGGAGTTGCGATTTTCAGATCCTCCAATGGAAATTGGTACTACGATGACAATAGAGACGGAGTTACAGATCTGCAATTAAAATGGGGAAAAAGTGGAGACATTCCACTTGTAGGGGACTGGAATGGAGATGAATCAGAGGGGGTTGCGATTTTCAGACCTTCCAATGGAAATTGGTACTATGACGATAATAGAGACGGAGTTACAGATCTGCAATTAAAATGGGGAAAAAGTGGAGACATTCCACTTGTAGGAGATTGGAACGGAGATGGATCAGATGGAGTTGCAATTTTCAGACCTTCCAATGGAAATTGGTACTATGACGACAATAGAGACGGAGTTACAGATCTACAATTAAAATGGGACTAA
- a CDS encoding PD-(D/E)XK nuclease domain-containing protein, which produces MCNPFDILLLCNKRIFRPYWFETGTPSFLIIVLEDKPVSLPDLDNLTTGEELLGSFRIEDIKLETLLFQTGYLTITGESLVGARIFYHLGFPNREVKSSFSQLLLEILVGTSEQSANQMQSDSVLNSGNTDRLKDIFYSFFASIPHDWYRKNQISTFEGYYTSIVYAYFASMGYSVIPEDTTNKGRIDLTVKTVTGIWVFEFKVKGLDKSKISLLVQIQERDYPDKYRYDGRPVYEIGIIFDSKTRNIEGWEVGDR; this is translated from the coding sequence GTGTGCAATCCATTTGATATACTACTTCTGTGTAATAAGCGTATATTCCGGCCATACTGGTTTGAGACCGGAACACCCTCGTTTCTCATCATAGTATTAGAAGATAAACCTGTATCTCTCCCTGATCTGGATAACCTAACTACTGGAGAAGAACTCCTTGGATCATTCCGTATTGAAGATATCAAACTTGAAACTCTGCTTTTTCAGACAGGATACCTGACAATTACCGGGGAGAGTCTGGTTGGCGCGAGAATATTTTATCATCTTGGATTTCCTAATCGTGAAGTAAAGAGTTCTTTTTCTCAATTATTGCTTGAAATTTTGGTTGGAACTTCAGAACAGTCTGCAAACCAGATGCAATCGGATAGTGTCCTAAATTCTGGCAATACCGACCGGCTTAAGGATATTTTTTATTCATTCTTTGCCTCAATCCCACATGACTGGTATCGGAAGAATCAGATCTCCACATTTGAGGGATATTATACAAGTATCGTGTATGCGTACTTTGCCAGCATGGGGTACTCAGTTATTCCGGAGGATACTACAAATAAAGGACGGATAGACCTGACAGTAAAGACAGTGACCGGGATATGGGTATTTGAATTCAAAGTAAAGGGGCTGGATAAAAGTAAAATAAGTCTTCTTGTCCAAATCCAGGAGAGAGATTATCCAGATAAGTACCGATATGATGGAAGACCGGTGTATGAGATAGGGATTATATTTGATTCAAAGACCCGGAATATTGAAGGATGGGAAGTAGGTGATAGATAG
- a CDS encoding AAA family ATPase has protein sequence MERDPKRFSGSFKPLDQYLRFVFLTGVTKFAKTSIFSGMNNLNDITLDAPYSAICGYTQQDLNTVFLQNL, from the coding sequence ATTGAGAGAGATCCGAAAAGATTTTCTGGTTCATTTAAGCCTCTGGACCAGTATCTCCGGTTTGTTTTCCTAACTGGGGTAACTAAATTCGCGAAAACGAGTATATTTTCCGGAATGAATAATCTGAATGACATTACCCTTGATGCCCCATACTCTGCTATCTGTGGATATACCCAGCAGGACCTGAATACAGTTTTTTTACAGAATCTCTAA
- a CDS encoding AAA family ATPase: protein MIKEKLPIGIQSFTKIRTEGFAYVDKTHYISSLTNQGSYFFLSRPRRFGKSLFVDTLDCAFRGKKSYSEIFISDQVNQDGILTGYPQFSGSTGRFLLPDHRKISRFELRR from the coding sequence ATGATCAAGGAGAAACTTCCGATAGGTATTCAATCATTTACCAAGATACGTACCGAAGGGTTTGCCTATGTGGATAAAACTCATTATATTTCGTCATTGACCAACCAGGGTTCATATTTTTTCCTCTCTCGTCCTCGTAGATTTGGAAAAAGTCTTTTTGTAGATACTCTTGATTGTGCCTTTAGGGGAAAAAAGAGTTATTCGGAGATCTTTATCTCGGATCAGGTAAATCAGGATGGGATTTTAACCGGATATCCCCAGTTCTCCGGATCGACTGGTCGGTTTCTCCTGCCCGATCACCGCAAGATCTCAAGATTCGAATTGAGGAGATGA
- a CDS encoding ATP-binding protein gives MYLDQGGFPSVVKSQDISLSEQYLTDIIYRDIVARFGIREIKEFRDMTVYLITNAARTISYKTLSDIAGVKSVSTVKNYLEYLEQAFLLFRLAPLNYSLKVMARASYKVYAGEVSFIHAAGFHLSEDLGQRIENLAYLHLARTNPEIYFYSGQRECDFLIKKGHSIQEAIQVSMTLTDPKTRDKETRGLIEAMEKFSVQKGYILTLDEEEELEISGKNVAVIPLWKWLLTS, from the coding sequence ATGTATCTTGATCAGGGAGGATTTCCCTCTGTGGTGAAGTCACAAGACATCAGCCTATCAGAACAGTACCTGACCGATATTATTTATCGGGATATTGTGGCGAGATTTGGCATACGTGAAATTAAAGAATTCAGGGACATGACTGTGTATCTCATCACCAACGCAGCTCGAACGATATCATATAAAACACTCTCTGATATTGCCGGAGTAAAGAGTGTCAGTACGGTGAAGAATTACCTTGAATACTTGGAGCAGGCATTTCTTCTCTTCCGGCTCGCTCCACTCAATTATTCACTCAAAGTCATGGCCCGTGCATCGTATAAAGTGTATGCGGGGGAAGTGAGTTTTATCCATGCTGCGGGATTTCATCTATCAGAAGATCTTGGACAACGAATAGAAAATCTGGCCTATCTCCATCTGGCACGTACAAATCCAGAAATATATTTTTATTCCGGACAACGGGAATGTGATTTTCTGATAAAAAAAGGCCATTCTATTCAGGAAGCAATACAGGTATCAATGACTCTGACAGATCCAAAAACCAGAGATAAAGAGACGAGGGGACTCATTGAGGCGATGGAAAAATTTTCTGTTCAGAAGGGGTATATCCTGACTCTTGATGAAGAAGAGGAACTTGAAATTTCTGGAAAAAACGTTGCGGTAATTCCGTTGTGGAAATGGCTTCTAACTTCTTAA
- a CDS encoding RNA-binding domain-containing protein: MISDDLLFQISLGEDSHRQFKQNITNVDSLAAEMAAFANAEGGTIFLGVADDGSIPGLTPADVSRINQIISNGASQHIKSPLTVKTENVSINDERVVIVLTIPKGQDKPYFDRNGVIWLKNGADKRKINSREELCRLFQSVDQFHADELPTKAGPDKLDKLRFRDFLEATYDIPFPDTPGDLLILLQNMNLATETGNLNLAGVLLFTERPEWIKPQFIVKAVRYPGTTIHVSEYIDTEDFSGPLSRIFDDALAFIMRNLHKIQDGRSVNAPGKPEIPKVVFEELLVNALMHRDYLISAPIRVFIFDNRIEIISPGTLPNNLTVTKIRNGISNIRNPILVSFIAKGILPYRGLGSGIKRALEYWPAVDFTDDREGCLFTATIHRKELEN; encoded by the coding sequence ATGATTTCAGATGACCTACTCTTTCAAATCTCTCTCGGAGAAGATAGCCATCGCCAGTTTAAACAGAATATCACAAACGTAGATTCACTTGCAGCAGAGATGGCGGCCTTTGCCAACGCTGAAGGGGGTACTATTTTTCTGGGCGTAGCTGATGATGGTTCAATCCCCGGACTCACCCCTGCCGATGTATCACGAATTAATCAGATTATCAGTAACGGTGCCTCTCAACACATCAAAAGCCCACTCACGGTGAAGACTGAAAATGTTTCAATCAATGATGAGCGGGTAGTCATCGTTCTTACCATACCCAAAGGACAGGATAAACCATATTTTGATCGAAATGGAGTGATATGGCTGAAGAACGGGGCAGATAAACGGAAAATCAACTCAAGGGAAGAACTCTGCCGCCTGTTCCAGAGTGTGGATCAGTTCCATGCTGATGAACTTCCCACAAAGGCTGGTCCGGATAAGCTCGACAAACTCCGATTCCGTGATTTTCTTGAGGCGACGTACGATATTCCCTTCCCTGATACACCAGGTGATCTCCTGATCCTGCTCCAGAACATGAATCTGGCAACTGAAACAGGAAATCTGAATCTTGCTGGTGTCCTCCTTTTTACTGAACGACCGGAGTGGATCAAACCACAGTTCATTGTCAAAGCAGTCCGGTATCCGGGAACCACGATTCATGTCAGCGAGTACATTGATACTGAAGACTTTTCAGGTCCGCTTTCGCGGATCTTTGATGATGCTCTGGCATTTATTATGCGGAACCTTCACAAGATTCAGGATGGAAGGAGTGTCAATGCTCCTGGAAAACCTGAGATCCCAAAGGTTGTTTTTGAGGAGCTCCTGGTCAACGCCCTGATGCACAGGGATTACCTGATAAGTGCACCGATACGAGTCTTCATCTTTGACAACAGGATAGAGATTATCAGTCCGGGAACACTGCCAAACAATCTTACGGTTACGAAGATCAGGAATGGTATCTCCAATATCAGAAATCCAATCCTTGTTTCGTTCATAGCCAAAGGTATTCTTCCCTATCGGGGACTCGGTTCTGGTATTAAGCGGGCTCTTGAATACTGGCCAGCCGTAGATTTTACTGATGACCGTGAAGGATGCCTGTTCACGGCAACGATCCACCGAAAAGAATTGGAAAATTAG
- a CDS encoding 3'-5' exonuclease → MISLILFPILLLQYQQKSVKGRLHYDALTQTSVNIMTVHAAKGLEFPVVVLPDMGLSREGRAGAILAGDQTPLVGVKIPNPDHEYEIEETPVYKGLSLIQKEKEAAERKRLFYVGVTRARDHLILCGKNQGKIYKRIDSSNNRIDWVCTLLNISGDFIDLGGEISFDPMDGGDPFLINVYSNPDELTREWAHAQPSMITVPDRYQDQYGKRHVV, encoded by the coding sequence ATGATCTCACTGATCTTGTTTCCGATCTTACTTCTTCAATATCAGCAGAAGAGCGTGAAGGGGAGGCTGCACTACGACGCACTTACACAGACATCAGTGAATATTATGACTGTACATGCAGCAAAAGGACTCGAATTTCCGGTAGTTGTTCTCCCGGACATGGGTTTATCCAGAGAGGGCAGAGCAGGTGCCATTCTGGCTGGCGACCAGACGCCCCTGGTTGGTGTGAAGATACCAAACCCGGATCATGAGTACGAGATAGAGGAGACACCGGTATACAAAGGACTTTCACTGATTCAGAAAGAGAAAGAGGCAGCAGAACGGAAGCGCCTGTTTTATGTAGGTGTCACGCGTGCCCGGGATCATCTCATTCTTTGTGGGAAGAATCAAGGGAAGATATATAAACGGATTGACTCTAGCAACAACCGCATTGACTGGGTCTGCACTCTGCTGAATATTTCAGGAGATTTCATAGATCTGGGTGGGGAGATATCATTTGATCCCATGGATGGCGGCGATCCATTTTTGATAAATGTCTATTCCAATCCTGATGAACTGACCAGAGAGTGGGCTCATGCCCAGCCCTCAATGATAACGGTTCCTGACAGGTATCAGGATCAGTATGGAAAACGGCATGTTGTATAA
- a CDS encoding nucleotide sugar dehydrogenase: protein MNEYLQKVIAQRGPIRTIGVIGMGYVGIPAALLFANVPSVKMVYGLQRNSLSSGYKISMLNAGELPLKGEEPNLPGLLKEVIAAKKFRCTDDFSLIRSCDAVTIAIQTPFLNPQDLIPDFSALEEGIRRAGRYLTKGILVVLESTITPGTTIGIVQKILEEESGLVAGEDFALAHAPERVMVGRLIKNIQEHDRIVGGIDETSTRRACELYSMVLIKGRVIQMTATAAEVTKTAENTLRDMQIAAANQLALYCEAMGVNFYDVRNGIDSLKGDGITRAILWPGAGVGGHCLTKDTYHLERGVQTSGIEPLDFPSGTESLFVTARKINDFMPDHMFHLLKTGLERIHKDIRGSRVALLGWAFLANTDDARNSPSELFYQRCLEAGAVVKVHDPWVKGASISSSLEEVLTGADAVVIFTGHREYLSFNLQEIRKVMGTGCPVIVDGRNIVDPDQYIHAGFIYKGIGRGDKNQHQIIMCHGNK from the coding sequence ATGAACGAATACCTTCAGAAAGTTATTGCACAGCGTGGTCCGATTCGAACCATTGGAGTCATCGGGATGGGGTATGTCGGGATCCCGGCAGCTCTGCTCTTTGCAAACGTCCCTTCAGTGAAGATGGTATATGGTCTGCAACGAAACTCTTTAAGTTCAGGGTATAAAATATCCATGCTAAATGCCGGAGAACTTCCCCTGAAGGGAGAAGAGCCGAATCTTCCCGGGCTGCTCAAAGAAGTAATTGCTGCAAAAAAATTCAGATGCACTGATGATTTTTCCCTTATCCGTTCATGTGATGCAGTAACCATAGCAATTCAGACACCATTTCTTAACCCGCAGGATTTAATTCCTGATTTTTCAGCACTTGAAGAAGGTATCAGACGGGCTGGGCGCTACCTGACCAAAGGGATACTGGTTGTGCTTGAGTCTACGATCACTCCGGGAACCACAATTGGTATTGTACAAAAAATTCTGGAAGAAGAGTCAGGATTAGTAGCAGGAGAAGATTTTGCACTCGCTCATGCTCCGGAACGGGTGATGGTTGGAAGATTAATCAAGAATATTCAGGAACATGATCGGATCGTCGGGGGAATCGATGAGACCAGTACCAGGCGGGCTTGTGAACTCTATTCCATGGTGCTAATAAAAGGGAGGGTTATCCAGATGACCGCTACTGCTGCAGAGGTCACCAAAACAGCCGAGAATACACTGCGGGATATGCAGATTGCTGCTGCAAACCAGTTGGCACTCTATTGCGAAGCAATGGGGGTGAACTTCTATGATGTCAGAAACGGTATTGACTCACTCAAAGGAGACGGAATCACCCGGGCTATACTCTGGCCGGGAGCAGGAGTCGGCGGGCATTGCCTGACCAAGGATACATACCATCTGGAACGGGGAGTACAGACATCAGGGATAGAACCGCTGGATTTTCCATCAGGTACTGAGTCACTCTTTGTTACTGCCCGTAAAATCAACGACTTCATGCCTGATCATATGTTCCACCTGCTCAAAACAGGACTGGAACGGATTCATAAGGATATCAGAGGGAGTCGGGTTGCCCTATTAGGATGGGCATTTCTTGCCAATACCGATGATGCCAGAAATTCCCCATCAGAACTCTTCTACCAGCGATGTCTTGAGGCAGGTGCAGTTGTCAAGGTTCATGATCCCTGGGTGAAAGGGGCATCAATCTCATCGTCGCTTGAAGAAGTGCTGACCGGAGCTGATGCAGTGGTGATCTTTACCGGACATCGGGAATACCTGTCATTTAACCTTCAGGAGATCAGGAAGGTGATGGGAACAGGATGCCCGGTTATTGTTGATGGCCGGAATATTGTAGATCCTGACCAATACATTCATGCAGGATTTATTTACAAAGGAATTGGAAGAGGAGATAAAAATCAGCATCAGATTATCATGTGCCACGGCAATAAGTGA
- a CDS encoding Gfo/Idh/MocA family oxidoreductase, translating into MDVGVIGTGQMGKNHVRVYSELKEVGDVYIYDMQKDAAQQVSKEYGAFAVSDLRELINEVDAVSVCVPTPYHFSTVWELLKKDTHILIEKPICQRSEEAKKLIELISRDIIIGVGHIERFNPIVAEIRNMIKEPLFVELKRHNPTSTRLSGTSNVVEDLMIHDIDIILHSLFSGTPSIHAMGTEDVASVQMRYDESIVQVSASRKSSKKIRMIHIEEEDLTIEGDFMTQEVYVYRKPGKYNVENERYVQENIVEKVQVAKKEPLRAELQTFLSCVKTNVPFPVTPIQALENIEMCEIITNQMQP; encoded by the coding sequence ATGGATGTAGGTGTTATCGGAACCGGACAGATGGGGAAAAACCACGTCAGGGTGTACTCGGAGCTCAAAGAAGTCGGGGATGTATATATATATGACATGCAGAAAGATGCAGCACAACAGGTATCCAAAGAGTATGGTGCATTTGCTGTATCAGATCTCAGGGAACTTATCAATGAGGTAGATGCAGTAAGTGTCTGTGTTCCAACCCCGTATCATTTCAGCACGGTTTGGGAACTCCTTAAAAAGGATACCCATATTCTCATCGAAAAACCGATCTGTCAGAGATCAGAAGAGGCCAAAAAACTTATTGAACTCATTTCAAGGGATATAATCATTGGAGTCGGCCACATAGAGAGGTTTAATCCAATCGTTGCAGAAATCAGAAATATGATAAAAGAACCCCTTTTCGTTGAGTTAAAACGTCATAATCCAACATCAACCCGATTATCAGGAACAAGCAATGTTGTTGAAGATCTCATGATACATGATATTGATATCATTCTTCATTCTCTATTTTCAGGAACACCTTCGATCCATGCAATGGGTACTGAAGATGTTGCTTCAGTTCAGATGAGATATGACGAGTCTATAGTTCAGGTTTCTGCAAGTCGGAAATCTTCAAAAAAGATACGGATGATCCATATCGAAGAAGAAGATTTGACCATAGAAGGGGACTTTATGACACAGGAGGTGTATGTATATCGCAAGCCCGGGAAATATAATGTCGAAAATGAACGATACGTGCAGGAAAATATTGTTGAAAAGGTTCAGGTCGCTAAAAAAGAACCTCTCAGGGCAGAACTACAGACATTCCTCTCCTGTGTAAAAACAAATGTTCCTTTTCCGGTCACTCCGATACAGGCACTTGAGAATATTGAAATGTGTGAGATCATCACAAACCAGATGCAACCATGA
- a CDS encoding DegT/DnrJ/EryC1/StrS family aminotransferase encodes MIPIAKPSVGEDEAIAAAEIIKSGMLASGQEVTQFEHEFLRFIGSNHSIATSSGTAALHAALLAAGISAGDEVIIPAFTFIATATSVSMCSATPVIADVDDTFYCLDPESVLEQINPKTRAIIPVHLFGQPCDLNPLCQICDEDNLILIEDCAQAHGAKYHGSSVGTFGKSGCFSFYPTKNMTTGEGGMITTDDDSYAQRVRQVINHGQESKYSHTMIGYNYRLTNIGAAIGRVQLKKLPELNRIRQENAAFYQKHITREGIICPTIRPGCEHVFHQYAIRVLPECDLSRDHLIQALSRAGIGTAIHYPTPVHKQPVYLGKIRGSEAPVSTRLSSEILSIPVWPGLTTKELSYICQTINEAA; translated from the coding sequence ATGATTCCGATTGCCAAACCTTCTGTCGGGGAAGATGAAGCAATCGCAGCAGCAGAGATAATCAAGTCAGGAATGCTTGCCAGCGGGCAGGAAGTAACCCAATTTGAGCACGAATTTTTAAGATTCATTGGCTCAAATCATTCTATCGCAACTAGTTCTGGAACAGCCGCCCTTCATGCAGCGCTTCTGGCAGCCGGAATATCAGCCGGCGATGAAGTGATCATCCCAGCGTTCACCTTTATTGCAACAGCGACATCGGTCAGTATGTGTAGTGCAACACCTGTTATCGCAGATGTTGATGATACTTTTTACTGCCTTGATCCTGAATCAGTCCTGGAACAGATAAACCCAAAAACACGTGCAATAATTCCGGTTCACCTTTTTGGTCAGCCGTGTGATCTGAACCCGCTCTGTCAGATCTGTGATGAGGACAACCTGATACTTATTGAAGACTGTGCCCAAGCACATGGTGCAAAGTATCATGGCAGTTCTGTCGGAACCTTTGGAAAATCGGGATGCTTTTCATTCTACCCTACCAAGAATATGACCACCGGAGAAGGGGGGATGATCACAACAGATGATGATTCCTATGCACAGCGCGTCAGGCAGGTGATCAATCACGGGCAGGAATCCAAGTACAGCCATACCATGATTGGATATAATTACCGGCTAACCAACATCGGTGCTGCGATTGGAAGAGTTCAGTTAAAAAAACTGCCTGAACTCAACAGGATAAGACAGGAGAATGCAGCATTCTACCAGAAGCATATCACCCGGGAAGGTATTATCTGCCCGACAATAAGACCGGGATGTGAACATGTCTTTCATCAGTATGCCATCCGCGTACTTCCTGAGTGCGACCTCTCCCGGGATCACCTGATCCAAGCACTTTCAAGGGCAGGGATTGGTACAGCAATCCATTACCCGACACCAGTACATAAGCAACCGGTTTATCTTGGGAAGATCAGAGGAAGTGAAGCCCCGGTTTCTACCCGGCTTTCAAGTGAGATTCTTAGCATTCCAGTCTGGCCAGGACTTACAACTAAAGAGTTATCATACATATGCCAGACAATTAACGAGGCTGCCTGA
- a CDS encoding acyltransferase, with amino-acid sequence MQNYGTNNLGKNITVFNPVFLGFPARYHLGLDLFTGCTIGDNAVIRPGTTIYADVTIGESFSSGHNVMIREKTIIGNQVSIGTGSIIEGNTTIGDRVNLQSLVYIPTNTTIEDDVFIGPNTVLTNDRYPPRNNVQMEGPVIQERARIGANVTILPGVIIGAGSLVAAGSVVTKDVPAGMLAVGSPARHKPLPIGAGR; translated from the coding sequence ATGCAGAATTATGGAACCAATAATCTTGGAAAAAATATCACTGTCTTCAATCCAGTCTTTCTGGGCTTTCCTGCCAGGTATCACCTGGGATTAGATTTATTTACCGGATGTACAATCGGCGATAATGCTGTAATCCGCCCGGGAACAACCATATATGCAGATGTAACTATTGGTGAATCGTTTTCATCCGGCCATAATGTGATGATCCGGGAAAAGACAATTATCGGAAATCAGGTTTCAATCGGAACCGGATCAATCATTGAAGGAAATACAACCATCGGAGATAGGGTAAACCTCCAGAGCCTGGTATATATTCCAACCAATACCACCATCGAAGACGATGTTTTTATCGGTCCGAACACAGTTCTGACCAATGACCGATACCCTCCCAGAAATAATGTCCAGATGGAAGGACCGGTTATTCAGGAACGGGCACGAATCGGTGCAAATGTTACCATCCTACCCGGAGTTATTATTGGAGCAGGATCCTTGGTGGCAGCAGGATCAGTAGTGACCAAAGATGTCCCTGCGGGTATGCTTGCAGTCGGATCCCCAGCACGTCACAAACCTCTTCCGATAGGAGCAGGACGATGA